One window of Magallana gigas chromosome 2, xbMagGiga1.1, whole genome shotgun sequence genomic DNA carries:
- the LOC105318002 gene encoding out at first protein produces the protein MMLIGKFLFSLCLAVVLPVDCLSQLVVNVKNKGGDIIKEIITGNTTSDVVELQFQNTDGTIINQFIDFKSEVQIFRAYVLWEEELGFTRNKPFTLCFVSRFNKNEFISSDAMSKLRQKNPTAIRTPEEEKVPEMHIMDLQMNLKKTDVISPNIKKFCKEANITTYAKESDIKIWSQALGQDMNLLMSTVKRIHPEKYTNCKDTAAITSPCLCHYHICVGWYPCGLKYCRGKDSAGRYVSYRCGIKTCRRFLSYDFVVDKKYNCLWDDI, from the exons ATGATGTTAATTGGCAAATTTCTTTTTAGCCTTTGTTTAGCTGTGGTACTTCCAGTTGACTGTTTGTCACAGTTGgttgtaaatgttaaaaataaaggcGGTGACATTATAAAAGAAATCATCACTGGTAACACAACCTCCGATGTCGTTGAACTTCAGTTTCAAAACACAGATGGAACCATCATCAACCAGTTTATCGATTTTAAATCG GAGGTCCAAATTTTCCGTGCATATGTCCTGTGGGAAGAGGAATTAGGATTTACCAGAAACAAACCATTTACCCTGTGCTTTGTGTCCAGATTCAACAAAAATGAGTTCATTTCTTCAGATGCTATGTCCAAACTCAGACAG AAAAATCCAACAGCTATTCGTACCCCTGAGGAGGAAAAGGTTCCAGAGATGCACATCATGGACCTCCAGATGAACCTGAAGAAGACAGATGTCATCAGCCCCAACATCAAGAAGTTCTGTAAGGAAGCCAACATCACAACCTATGCTAAAGAGTCAGATATCAAGATCTGGTCACAAG CTCTGGGCCAGGACATGAACCTACTGATGTCTACAGTGAAGAGGATACACCCCGAAAAGTACACAAATTGTAAGGACACCGCTGCCATTACCTCCCCGTGTCTGTGTCACTATCACATCTGCGTTGGCTGGTACCCCTGTGGCCTCAAGTACTGTCGTGGTAAAGACTCTGCTGGGCGCTATGTCAGCTACCGATGTGGAATCAAGACCTGTCGAAGATTTCTATCCTATGACTTTGTGGtagacaaaaaatataattgccTTTGGGATGATATTTGA
- the LOC117681031 gene encoding uncharacterized protein — MDSTFHVVKKPWTQLLSIHAFIRSGQHMKQVPLVFCFMSRKRKEDYNEILRQIDHLLPEQICLQGFVVDFEAAMWRAIQDRFPGFIIQGCAFHWTQAVFRKVQELGLQRAYNERGDIFSFLRQVMALPFLPPEHIVPVFQHLEQRARSNLLITFMDYIWRQWITNPVFPVKNWSVFMLSVRTNNDPEGWHNRLNRHVNQQGPVPFYLLLTELYKEAENIPLQARLLSEGKMERLHRKKS; from the exons ATGGACTCCACCTTCCATGTAGTGAAGAAGCCATGGACCCAGCTTCTCAGCATCCATGCCTTCATTCGAAGTGGCCAGCACATGAAGCAGGTTCCTCTGGTATTCTGCTTCATGTCTAGGAAGAGGAAGGAGGACTATAATGAG ATACTTCGCCAGATTGACCATCTTCTTCCAGAGCAAATCTGTCTGCAGGGTTTTGTGGTCGACTTTGAAGCAGCAATGTGGAGAGCCATCCAGGATCGTTTCCCTGGATTCATCATTCAAGGTTGTGCGTTTCACTGGACCCAAGCTGTCTTCCGGAAAGTGCAAGAATTAGGGTTGCAG agagcTTACAATGAGAGAGGGGACATATTCTCCTTCCTGAGGCAGGTGATGGCACTACCCTTTCTTCCGCCTGAACACATTGTGCCAGTGTTCCAACACTTGGAGCAGAGGGCAAGGTCCAACTTGCTGATCACCTTCATGGATTACATCTGGAGACAGTGGATAACCAATCCTGTATTTCCTGTGAAGAACTGGAGTGTATTCATGCTTTCTGTGAGGACTAATAATGACCCTGAAGGCTGGCACAACCGCCTCAACCGACATGTGAACCAGCAAGGGCCTGTGCCCTTCTATCTTCTTCTGACCGAGCTCTACAAAGAAGCGGAGAACATTCCCCTGCAGGCAAGGCTGCTCTCTGAGGGAAAGATGGAACGTCTGCACCGAAAGAAGTCTTGA